The segment GCGACGAGTCCCTCGCGGTTGTCGATGACGATGAAATCGTTGCCGGTGCCCGACAATTTGGAAAAAGGAATGCTCATGCGTTCAACCTTGTCTTGATGGAACCTGTCATCATGCCGGTTGGCGGTTGTCATCCTGAGAGAAGCGAAGGATCTCGCCGCGCCAATCAAACCGGCCCCTTCGGTGACCGTTTCACGGCGGGCGACGGCGCCTCGGATTTCTTTGGCCGGCCGCGTTTGCGTTTGGGCGCCGGGAGCCCGCCGTTGCCATCGGATGCCGCGAGGCGATCGCGCAGGCCGCGTTCGAGTTCCGCCACTTCGATCTCGAGGGCCGCGACCTTCTCGACGAGCTTCGTTACGACGCGGGTGCGTTCGAAAAAGCTCTTCACGTTGTCCTCGATGCGTTCGCTGAATTCCTCGAGGTTCCTTTGCGTATTCGCGGTGATTGCGCGCAACAGGTGCTCGCGCTCCTTTGGCGGAATATCCTTTTTTTGAGCCAGTCGCTCGATGGCCTTTTCGACCTCGGCGCGCGTGTGCTGAATCATCGAAAGGCGCGG is part of the bacterium genome and harbors:
- a CDS encoding transcriptional regulator; the encoded protein is MSASPEPRVIRRYQNRKLYDTNRSAYVTLDDIEQMIQDGVEIKVIDNKSKEDLTSLTLAQIIFESEKKNRAFLPLGALKRIIQSGQDSIHDLMDKVVAPRLSMIQHTRAEVEKAIERLAQKKDIPPKEREHLLRAITANTQRNLEEFSERIEDNVKSFFERTRVVTKLVEKVAALEIEVAELERGLRDRLAASDGNGGLPAPKRKRGRPKKSEAPSPAVKRSPKGPV